The following are from one region of the Macadamia integrifolia cultivar HAES 741 unplaced genomic scaffold, SCU_Mint_v3 scaffold1146, whole genome shotgun sequence genome:
- the LOC122062913 gene encoding 1-aminocyclopropane-1-carboxylate oxidase homolog 1-like — MVVVSGADEVSDSTSPTPSYDRIKELREFDETKAGVKGLVDNGVDKVPRIFVHPPEALHDLPSRLGSTHSCRQTHLTIPVIDLLEATTSRRKEIVDKIQEASETWGFFQVVNHGIPQSVFEELLEGVRRFYDQDTEIKKQSYTRDLMGKKVIYNSNFDLYSSPAANWRDTLYCDMGPQPLDPQELPLVCREILMEYSKQVSKLGIALFELLSEALGLNPKHLIDMGCAEGLAILCHYYPACPQPELTLGTTKHSDNDFLTVLLQDQIGGLQVLHQNQWIDVSPTPGALIINIGDLLQLISNDTFKSIEHRVVARSIGTRISVACFFTTGVQSSTRVYGPIKELCSKDNPPVYRETTLKEYTLYFTAKGLDGTSALSHFKL; from the exons ATGGTGGTCGTCTCCGGTGCCGACGAAGTTTCAGACAGTACCTCTCCAACTCCAAGTTATGACCGAATAAAAGAGCTAAGGGAATTTGATGAAACCAAAGCAGGTGTGAAGGGTCTCGTCGACAACGGTGTGGATAAGGTCCCTCGTATCTTCGTCCACCCACCCGAAGCTCTCCATGACCTGCCCTCTCGTCTGGGCTCTACTCACAGCTGCCGTCAGACCCATCTGACGATTCCGGTCATAGACCTCCTGGAAGCCACCACTAGTCGAAGGAAGGAAATAGTAGACAAAATCCAGGAAGCATCAGAAACATGGGGTTTCTTCCAGGTGGTGAATCATGGTATTCCTCAGAGTGTGTTTGAGGAGCTGCTGGAAGGGGTTCGAAGGTTCTATGATCAAGACACAGAGATCAAGAAACAATCCTACACTCGCGATCTCATGGGCAAGAAGGTCATCTACAACAGCAATTTTGATCTCTATAGCTCTCCTGCTGCCAATTGGAGAGACACCCTGTATTGCGATATGGGTCCTCAACCTCTCGATCCTCAAGAACTGCCTCTCGTTTGCAG AGAGATATTGATGGAGTACTCGAAGCAAGTAAGTAAGTTGGGAATTGCTTTGTTTGAGTTGCTGTCGGAGGCTCTGGGGCTTAACCCCAAACACTTGATAGACATGGGTTGTGCAGAGGGTCTTGCTATTCTCTGTCACTACTATCCTGCCTGCCCTCAGCCTGAACTTACTCTCGGCACTACTAAGCATTCAGACAATGATTTCCTCACTGTCCTTCTTCAAGACCAAATCGGTGGACTCCAAGTTCTTCATCAGAACCAATGGATTGATGTTTCCCCTACGCCTGGAGCTCTCATCATCAACATCGGGGATCTTCTGCAG CTGATTTCTAACGATACATTTAAGAGCATAGAACATCGAGTGGTGGCTCGCAGCATAGGCACAAGGATTTCAGTGGCATGTTTCTTCACCACAGGAGTTCAATCATCCACAAGGGTTTATGGACCCATCAAGGAGTTGTGTTCAAAAGATAACCCACCAGTCTATAGGGAAACCACCCTCAAAGAATATACTCTGTACTTCACAGCGAAGGGACTTGATGGTACCTCTGCTTTGTCACATTTCAAGCTGTGA